A single window of Vigna radiata var. radiata cultivar VC1973A chromosome 4, Vradiata_ver6, whole genome shotgun sequence DNA harbors:
- the LOC106759002 gene encoding non-specific lipid-transfer protein 1-like: MASVKVACIVVMCMAVMSASVMVQAITCNQVKVSLLPCLGYLMNGGEAAPLCCSGVKIVLGAAGSSADKQTVCNCLKDAAGKYNINEQYAQELPGVCKVNVPYKISRSTNCADIRF; encoded by the exons ATGGCCAGCGTGAAGGTTGCATGCATTGTTGTAATGTGCATGGCTGTGATGAGTGCATCTGTGATGGTGCAGGCCATTACATGCAACCAAGTGAAAGTGAGTCTGTTACCGTGCCTAGGTTACCTGATGAACGGTGGAGAGGCTGCACCATTGTGCTGTAGCGGAGTAAAGATCGTTCTGGGTGCTGCTGGCAGCTCCGCTGACAAACAAACCGTGTGCAACTGTCTCAAAGATGCTGCTGGTAAGTATAACATCAATGAACAGTATGCTCAGGAACTCCCTGGCGTCTGCAAGGTCAATGTCCCTTACAAGATCAGCCGCTCCACCAACTGTGCAGA CATCAGGTTCTGA